A single Cyprinus carpio isolate SPL01 chromosome A6, ASM1834038v1, whole genome shotgun sequence DNA region contains:
- the LOC109089847 gene encoding uncharacterized protein LOC109089847 has protein sequence MLCQFLSSLPSTQMSTVIEIPHYKMRKFIVYEENLIELFRKCPVCTRNCVDMRADSPGTAARERLCNISLAPRLLRDLENLSGDHQNHSLELFHSLLIRFVTKSVAFSFVGMLCRSQLAAMHYSENNAREQATTATGQLRWHMQYPHYKKGECTVRPLKTRPTYGYADRLLELLFDSVLEEPNQFQDELKKFQNTCVPSSHNMKNLKL, from the exons atGCTGTGCCAGTTCCTGTCCTCTCTACCATCCACACAAATGAG CACAGTGATTGAAATCCCACATTACAAAATGAGGAAGTTCATTGTTTATGAGGAAAACCTCATCGAGCTCTTCAGGAAGTGTCCTGTCTGCACCAGAAACTGTGTGGACATGAGAGCTGACTCACCTG GTACTGCTGCACGTGAGAGGCTCTGCAACATAAGCCTGGCTCCAAGACTGCTAAGGGACCTAGAAAATCTAAGTGGTGACCACCAGAATCACTCACTTGAGTTGTTTCACAGTCTGCTCATTCGGTTTGTGACAAAGAGTGTGGCATTTTCTTTTGTCGGGATGTTGTGCAG ATCGCAACTGGCAGCTATGCACTACAGCGAAAACAATGCAAGAGAACAAGCCACAACTGCTACTGGACAGCTAAGATGGCACATGCAGTATCCTCATTACAAAAAGGGAGAATGCACAGTGAGGCCACTAAAGACAAGGCCTACATATG GGTATGCTGATCGATTACTAGAGCTTCTTTTTGACAGTGTGTTAGAGGAGCCGAACCAGTTCCAGGACGAGCTCAAGAAATTCCAGAACACTTGTGTACCCAGTTCACACAACATGAAAAATTTGAAACTGTAG